In Oceanobacillus sp. FSL K6-2867, one DNA window encodes the following:
- the phnE gene encoding phosphonate ABC transporter, permease protein PhnE — protein MKHYSLPPKPKNSVFKKVRIIGITILVIAMYVWTFASIDIEWGRAIERAANNFSRVIPRLFSPDWSATGDVAMSMLETVLIAFAGSLMAAVIAVPLAFLAARNMMGGVIASTIGKWILSAVRAFPDIILAILFVVAVGPNAFAGVLAIAIGSTGMLGKMFSEIIESIDMNVVEAMEASGANKLQILFYGVLPQITPEFISYAIYRFEVDIRASSILGIVGAGGIGTMIIFASSNRNWNEMGTILLAIIIVVTIIDFVSAKIRRKIV, from the coding sequence ATGAAACATTATTCCTTACCTCCAAAACCAAAAAACTCCGTCTTTAAAAAGGTTCGGATTATTGGTATCACGATTCTAGTCATCGCTATGTATGTATGGACATTTGCCAGTATTGATATTGAATGGGGAAGAGCAATTGAACGAGCTGCAAATAATTTCTCCCGAGTGATCCCAAGGTTATTCAGTCCTGATTGGTCTGCTACTGGCGATGTAGCAATGAGTATGCTTGAAACCGTATTGATTGCATTTGCTGGTTCCTTAATGGCAGCTGTTATTGCTGTTCCATTGGCATTTTTAGCAGCACGGAATATGATGGGCGGAGTGATTGCTTCAACGATTGGAAAATGGATATTATCTGCAGTACGTGCATTTCCCGATATTATCTTAGCCATTCTATTTGTTGTAGCAGTAGGACCAAATGCATTTGCAGGGGTTCTCGCCATTGCAATCGGCTCAACCGGGATGCTTGGAAAGATGTTCTCTGAAATTATTGAATCCATTGATATGAATGTTGTTGAGGCAATGGAAGCAAGTGGTGCAAACAAGCTGCAGATTCTATTTTATGGCGTGCTTCCGCAGATTACACCAGAGTTCATATCCTATGCAATCTATCGATTCGAGGTAGACATTCGTGCCTCATCAATTCTCGGTATCGTTGGTGCGGGTGGTATTGGTACCATGATTATCTTTGCATCCAGCAATCGAAACTGGAATGAGATGGGAACCATTTTACTTGCAATTATTATCGTCGTAACAATCATCGACTTTGTTTCAGCCAAAATTAGACGTAAAATTGTTTAA
- a CDS encoding bifunctional UDP-sugar hydrolase/5'-nucleotidase: MHTQSSITLLYTSDIHGNAMPILYGTNEEAPIGLAKYAAIVKQIRQQEENLIVIDNGDLIQGTPLMTHHVKEHHHKENPMIGIMNRIGIDASVIGNHEFNFGEKILTDAVNQSSFPWLSANILNKSTGETQFGPPYIIKNMKDGIKVAIVGVTTHYIPNWEAPAHIRGLQFEDAFTTLQSWVKKIREIEKPDVLIASYHGGFERDLETGEPTEPFTGENQAYQMCEQIKGIDVLLTGHQHRQLHDTLHDVLILQPGKNGQAYGKVHLALEKKNGEWDITEKRGALHTFENTESDKEIIDYMLDMESSTQQWLDQPIGFIEGDMTIKSPFEARVKKHPFIQFIQNVQIVESGVDISVTSLLNNASTGFGSVVTMRDIVSNYMYPNTLAVLELTGEAIKAALEKSAEYFTVVNNKLVVNPSYIAPKPQHYNYDMWEGIEYTIHASNPVGSRVTAITYHGEPLDYHRTYQVVLNNYRASGGGNYDMLKNKPIIQEIQKDTVELIRAYFEKHKTVKANVKDNFRVLV; this comes from the coding sequence TTGCATACGCAATCATCAATCACGTTGCTCTACACAAGTGATATTCACGGAAACGCAATGCCAATTTTATACGGAACAAACGAGGAAGCTCCAATTGGTCTAGCTAAATATGCTGCCATTGTGAAACAAATTCGCCAGCAAGAAGAAAACTTAATCGTAATTGATAATGGTGATCTTATTCAGGGCACACCTTTAATGACCCATCATGTAAAAGAACATCACCATAAGGAAAATCCGATGATTGGAATTATGAATCGAATTGGTATTGATGCTTCTGTGATTGGTAACCATGAATTTAATTTTGGTGAGAAAATACTGACAGACGCAGTCAATCAATCTAGTTTTCCATGGCTTTCCGCAAACATTTTAAATAAAAGTACAGGAGAAACACAGTTTGGTCCACCATACATTATAAAAAACATGAAAGATGGCATTAAAGTTGCAATTGTTGGTGTAACAACACATTATATCCCAAACTGGGAAGCTCCTGCACATATTCGCGGGCTTCAATTTGAGGATGCATTTACCACATTACAAAGCTGGGTTAAAAAGATTCGAGAAATTGAAAAACCAGATGTACTCATCGCTTCTTACCATGGAGGATTTGAACGAGATCTTGAAACGGGTGAGCCAACAGAGCCTTTCACAGGTGAAAATCAAGCTTACCAAATGTGCGAGCAAATTAAAGGGATTGATGTTCTCTTAACTGGGCATCAGCATCGCCAGCTTCATGATACGCTTCATGATGTACTTATTCTCCAGCCAGGAAAAAATGGACAAGCCTATGGGAAAGTTCACCTCGCCCTAGAAAAAAAGAATGGAGAATGGGATATTACTGAAAAGCGAGGTGCACTTCATACATTTGAAAATACAGAATCAGACAAAGAAATAATCGATTATATGCTGGATATGGAATCATCAACACAGCAGTGGCTCGATCAGCCGATTGGATTTATTGAAGGGGATATGACAATCAAGTCTCCATTTGAAGCGCGTGTTAAAAAGCATCCATTTATCCAATTTATCCAGAATGTACAAATCGTAGAAAGTGGTGTTGATATTTCGGTTACGTCACTTCTTAATAATGCATCTACCGGGTTTGGCTCTGTTGTTACAATGCGAGATATCGTATCAAACTATATGTATCCGAATACACTTGCCGTTCTTGAATTAACTGGAGAAGCGATTAAAGCCGCATTGGAAAAAAGCGCAGAATACTTCACCGTAGTTAACAATAAGCTAGTCGTTAATCCAAGCTATATTGCTCCGAAGCCACAGCATTACAACTATGATATGTGGGAGGGCATAGAATACACTATCCACGCCTCTAATCCAGTCGGGTCACGTGTAACTGCTATTACTTATCACGGTGAACCACTGGATTACCATAGAACGTATCAAGTTGTATTAAATAATTACCGTGCTTCTGGTGGTGGTAATTACGACATGCTTAAAAATAAACCCATCATTCAAGAAATCCAAAAGGATACCGTCGAGTTGATCCGAGCGTATTTTGAAAAGCATAAAACCGTTAAAGCAAACGTGAAGGATAACTTTCGTGTGCTTGTATAA
- a CDS encoding PepSY domain-containing protein has product MRKKLTILLSAIITVTILGLGISHSLIVKAEPNLTRKDVMTQVEGQYPGKITEVGLDDESKSPVYEVKLEIDSQKYDLLIDGNTGEVLDLTEKSEANKQEADRDVKSTANKQKKQDKNEITIKEKEKQSVNQQNSDTGEDSKPDSEKAVVKSTDATNESEPESKQQQGKKAVIGMDKARSIALAEFSGTIEGIELDDDDDRLIYEIEIEDGENEAEIEIDAYTGEILFMDLEIDD; this is encoded by the coding sequence ATGAGGAAAAAGCTTACTATTCTGCTAAGTGCGATTATCACGGTTACAATCCTGGGGCTTGGCATTTCGCATTCACTTATTGTAAAAGCTGAGCCTAACCTTACCAGAAAAGATGTTATGACACAGGTGGAAGGTCAATACCCAGGAAAAATTACAGAAGTAGGCTTGGATGACGAATCAAAAAGTCCAGTTTATGAAGTAAAGCTAGAAATAGATAGTCAGAAATATGATCTGTTAATTGATGGTAATACGGGAGAGGTATTGGATTTAACTGAAAAGTCGGAGGCAAATAAGCAAGAGGCTGATAGGGATGTTAAATCAACCGCAAATAAGCAGAAAAAGCAAGATAAAAATGAAATTACTATAAAAGAAAAAGAAAAACAATCGGTAAATCAACAGAACAGCGACACGGGCGAAGATTCAAAACCAGATTCCGAAAAAGCAGTTGTAAAGTCAACTGATGCAACTAATGAATCTGAGCCTGAATCAAAGCAACAGCAGGGAAAAAAAGCAGTAATTGGAATGGATAAAGCACGGAGTATTGCCTTAGCTGAGTTTTCAGGAACGATAGAAGGAATTGAACTGGACGATGATGATGATCGTCTTATCTATGAGATTGAAATAGAAGATGGGGAAAATGAAGCAGAGATAGAGATCGATGCCTATACAGGAGAAATTCTATTCATGGACTTGGAAATTGATGATTGA
- a CDS encoding PepSY domain-containing protein, producing the protein MKKKLGIAIGTVTAAAVIGMGVYHSDAAQANPTLSSEEISDLIQNQYPGTVTELEVDKKGNKAVYEVEIQSDGVEYELKLDGDTGEVLNEKQKETNVNKKNESESTAVQDKSVENLIGDQQAREIALKEFDGTIKEFELDEDDGRFVYEMEIRNGDKEAEFEIDALTGEILEMEIDTEDD; encoded by the coding sequence ATGAAAAAGAAATTAGGTATTGCAATTGGTACTGTTACAGCGGCAGCAGTTATCGGGATGGGTGTTTACCATTCAGATGCAGCACAAGCAAACCCAACGCTATCTTCAGAAGAAATCAGTGATTTGATTCAAAATCAATATCCAGGAACGGTAACAGAGTTGGAAGTTGATAAGAAAGGTAATAAAGCTGTATATGAAGTTGAGATTCAAAGTGATGGTGTAGAATATGAATTGAAATTAGACGGCGATACAGGTGAAGTTTTAAACGAGAAGCAAAAAGAGACAAATGTTAACAAAAAGAATGAAAGTGAAAGTACAGCAGTACAGGATAAATCCGTTGAGAATTTAATTGGAGATCAACAAGCAAGAGAAATTGCATTGAAAGAATTCGATGGAACAATCAAAGAGTTTGAGCTAGATGAGGATGACGGACGTTTCGTATATGAAATGGAAATAAGAAATGGCGACAAAGAGGCTGAATTTGAAATTGATGCATTAACCGGAGAGATTTTAGAAATGGAAATTGATACAGAGGATGATTGA
- a CDS encoding PepSY domain-containing protein, with protein sequence MKKKLIIAGACLVGVLALGFGIYQSGASSSEPELSKEQVEKLVQEQYPGTITTTDLEKNEAGAIYKVGIENKDSNYTVTLDGDTGEVIDLEIRGEAATENSEQSNNNQAEENDSNKEPNTDEPEQTEENKENDASNAMLTQDAAKEIALKEFAGTVVDLELDEDDGRKIYEIEIENGDDEATVEIDAYTGEILVLDIDIDD encoded by the coding sequence GTGAAGAAAAAGCTAATTATTGCTGGAGCATGTCTAGTTGGAGTACTTGCTTTAGGATTTGGAATTTATCAATCTGGGGCATCATCCTCCGAGCCGGAATTGTCGAAGGAACAAGTTGAAAAACTTGTTCAAGAGCAATATCCAGGAACAATAACAACAACTGATCTAGAAAAGAATGAAGCCGGTGCAATTTATAAAGTGGGAATTGAAAATAAAGACAGCAACTATACTGTTACACTAGATGGGGATACTGGTGAAGTGATTGACTTAGAAATACGAGGTGAAGCAGCAACTGAAAACAGCGAACAATCCAATAATAATCAAGCAGAAGAGAACGATTCAAATAAAGAACCTAACACGGATGAACCTGAACAAACGGAAGAGAATAAGGAAAACGATGCATCCAATGCAATGCTAACTCAAGATGCAGCTAAAGAAATTGCGCTTAAAGAATTTGCTGGAACCGTCGTAGATCTAGAGTTAGATGAGGATGATGGAAGAAAAATTTATGAAATAGAAATCGAGAACGGTGACGATGAGGCAACGGTTGAAATCGATGCCTACACAGGGGAAATTTTAGTCTTAGACATTGATATTGATGATTAG
- a CDS encoding HAMP domain-containing histidine kinase produces MKLRTKIQLFSSLFILVLVLLVNTSIYFLFYKIAADSELEQIVVQMDALTEALADNPDISNEEAKDMIKAYLPTNGMIRVIDENEKQIILQHKDRSYETLPWKYVTAEEKTIDSQINGPDIAIITRPVIWNNGEIVTVQLSNHLNYLEETMKTLFYVLIVAGAIMLIPSIIAGTLLGRFLLNPIQKLIQTMKDNTKHAKWQKINLDNRSKDELYEMEKTFNEMIDYLRDNFEKQEIFVSNASHELKTPIQIVKSYAQLLERRGRENPELLQESIEAIDSEADRMKKLVEQLLSLAKNRQAQEMNRVDLGELTEETVATFEKAYTRKINFQQNAADLMVYGNRDQLEQVIYILIENAIKYSNDKINVSASKLNDDVIIQVKDYGQGIDEDEQKRIFDRFYRVDKARSRETGGTGLGLAIAKVITEEHHGEISVSSKIGEGSTFTLSLPYME; encoded by the coding sequence ATGAAATTACGGACAAAAATACAGCTTTTCTCAAGCTTGTTTATACTTGTTCTTGTCTTACTGGTAAATACATCGATTTACTTTTTGTTTTATAAAATAGCAGCAGATAGCGAGCTTGAGCAAATAGTCGTTCAAATGGATGCACTTACCGAAGCATTAGCGGATAATCCGGATATATCCAATGAGGAAGCGAAGGATATGATCAAAGCTTACCTTCCCACAAATGGGATGATTAGAGTAATCGATGAGAATGAGAAACAGATTATTTTACAACACAAAGACAGATCATATGAAACTTTGCCGTGGAAGTATGTGACAGCAGAAGAGAAAACAATTGACTCCCAAATTAATGGTCCAGATATCGCTATTATTACAAGACCAGTTATATGGAATAACGGAGAGATTGTGACCGTACAGCTATCCAACCACCTCAATTATTTGGAAGAAACGATGAAGACGCTATTCTATGTACTCATCGTAGCAGGTGCGATTATGCTGATACCTTCTATCATAGCAGGCACACTATTAGGGCGATTTTTATTAAATCCGATTCAGAAATTAATCCAAACCATGAAAGATAATACGAAGCATGCCAAGTGGCAAAAAATCAATTTAGACAACCGTTCCAAGGATGAACTATACGAGATGGAAAAGACGTTCAATGAGATGATTGATTATTTAAGAGATAACTTTGAGAAACAGGAAATCTTTGTTTCGAATGCCTCACATGAATTGAAGACACCAATTCAGATTGTTAAAAGCTATGCACAGCTGTTAGAACGGCGTGGCAGAGAAAATCCAGAGCTGCTGCAGGAGTCAATTGAAGCAATTGATTCTGAAGCAGATCGAATGAAAAAGCTTGTGGAACAGCTTTTATCGCTTGCTAAAAATCGCCAAGCACAAGAAATGAACCGTGTTGATCTAGGAGAGCTTACCGAGGAAACGGTAGCAACATTCGAGAAGGCTTATACACGTAAAATTAATTTTCAGCAAAATGCAGCCGACTTAATGGTTTATGGTAACCGGGATCAGCTGGAACAGGTTATTTATATACTCATCGAAAATGCAATAAAATACAGTAACGATAAAATAAATGTCAGTGCTTCAAAATTAAATGATGATGTGATTATCCAAGTAAAGGATTATGGTCAAGGGATAGATGAGGATGAGCAAAAGCGGATATTTGACCGGTTCTACCGGGTCGATAAGGCAAGGAGCAGGGAAACGGGTGGCACTGGTCTCGGTTTAGCGATTGCGAAGGTAATTACAGAAGAACATCATGGAGAAATTTCTGTATCCAGTAAAATTGGAGAAGGTTCGACCTTTACGCTCTCTTTGCCGTATATGGAGTAG
- a CDS encoding response regulator transcription factor, producing MSETKILIVEDEQKISRVLQLELEYENYQTEIAANGKEALRLMEEKAWDLVLLDIMIPELSGLEVLRRARRKDETTPIILLTARDEVHDKVSGLDLGANDYITKPFQIEELLARIRVHLRKPVQKDATGELLSVGDLAVNLNGHEVKRAGKLIELTPREFDLLVCLLKNKNIVLTREQLIEQVWGFDYFGDTNVVDVYIRYLRQKIDKGYDEAYILTVRGVGYTIKDNET from the coding sequence TTGAGTGAAACAAAAATACTGATTGTGGAGGACGAGCAGAAAATTAGCCGTGTTCTGCAACTGGAACTGGAATATGAAAACTATCAAACTGAAATTGCTGCAAATGGGAAAGAGGCACTTCGATTAATGGAAGAAAAAGCATGGGATCTTGTATTATTAGATATTATGATTCCAGAATTAAGTGGGTTAGAGGTGCTTCGAAGAGCAAGAAGAAAAGATGAAACGACCCCCATTATCTTATTGACAGCAAGGGATGAGGTCCACGATAAAGTGAGTGGATTAGACCTTGGTGCTAATGATTATATTACGAAGCCATTCCAAATTGAGGAATTGCTTGCGCGCATCCGAGTGCATTTAAGAAAGCCAGTTCAAAAAGACGCTACTGGTGAGCTGTTATCGGTTGGAGATCTAGCTGTAAACTTGAATGGTCATGAAGTTAAACGAGCGGGTAAATTAATTGAACTAACACCTCGTGAATTCGATTTGCTTGTCTGCTTGCTGAAAAATAAAAATATCGTATTAACGAGAGAACAGTTGATTGAGCAAGTATGGGGATTTGACTATTTTGGCGATACGAATGTAGTAGATGTATATATACGTTATTTAAGACAAAAGATTGATAAAGGCTATGATGAAGCGTATATTCTCACTGTTAGAGGTGTCGGATATACGATAAAGGATAATGAAACATGA
- a CDS encoding VOC family protein, giving the protein MLAFDHLIIATNTPENTAQQFAKKYGVKVIQGGKHHNWGTHNYLAYFKNDCYIEWLGIFDEALARKSGNLLIQQLVEALAVHVEAPIQYALRTNQMDEYLAYFDAEDISYTGPVPGSRKKPDGSTLKWRMLFPISQVTPLPFLIEWDAGKNVPRDSDLINEQKLDTVMTPYDIYEFSLYEKNGVINLANASLLIKQNERLTFTFA; this is encoded by the coding sequence ATGTTAGCATTTGATCATCTCATTATCGCTACAAACACCCCAGAAAATACAGCACAGCAATTCGCAAAAAAATATGGAGTTAAAGTTATCCAGGGAGGAAAGCATCACAATTGGGGAACGCATAATTACCTGGCCTATTTTAAAAATGATTGTTATATCGAATGGCTTGGTATTTTTGATGAAGCCTTAGCGAGAAAATCTGGAAATCTGCTGATTCAGCAACTTGTCGAAGCTTTGGCTGTCCATGTGGAGGCGCCAATTCAATACGCTCTTCGCACCAATCAAATGGATGAATACCTAGCGTATTTTGATGCTGAAGATATAAGCTATACCGGTCCAGTTCCCGGCAGCAGAAAAAAGCCTGATGGTTCTACATTAAAATGGCGCATGCTATTTCCTATCTCGCAAGTTACACCTCTCCCTTTTTTAATCGAATGGGATGCTGGAAAAAATGTGCCTCGTGACAGTGATTTAATCAATGAACAAAAGCTTGATACCGTTATGACTCCCTATGATATTTATGAATTTTCGCTATACGAGAAAAATGGAGTAATAAATTTAGCAAATGCTTCATTACTCATAAAACAAAATGAACGGTTAACATTTACCTTTGCTTAA
- a CDS encoding thioredoxin family protein, with the protein MEAIQTVEQFNEVIQSDEPVIVKFYADWCPDCKVLNMFIGDVIKEFNNYKWYEVNSDEVEGVAEKHQVMGIPSILIFQNGEKLAHQHSAYTKSPESVSEFLQQQLG; encoded by the coding sequence ATGGAAGCTATTCAAACGGTTGAGCAGTTTAATGAAGTAATTCAAAGTGATGAACCAGTAATTGTTAAATTTTATGCAGACTGGTGTCCTGATTGTAAAGTGCTGAACATGTTTATTGGAGACGTTATTAAAGAATTTAATAACTATAAATGGTATGAAGTGAACAGCGATGAAGTAGAAGGCGTAGCGGAGAAGCATCAAGTAATGGGGATACCCAGTATTTTGATTTTCCAAAATGGGGAGAAGCTTGCCCATCAGCATAGTGCTTATACAAAGTCGCCTGAGTCTGTATCAGAATTTTTACAGCAGCAATTAGGCTAA
- a CDS encoding DUF368 domain-containing protein, with product MEWRNIYRGLLMGATDLVPGISGGTIAVLLGIYDRLIAAISGLFSKEWKKHLSFLIPLGMGIVIAIFLLASLIEWLFEHYPGPTQFFFLGLILGVLPYLFYKAEAKRKFKSNHYVVLGIGVIIVAMMAFLNPNEGAVIENVTASTYILLFFSGFIGSSAMIIPGISGSFMLLLIGVYATIISAISNLYFDIIIVTGLGIAVGFIVMSKVVAFFLNHYYTGTFAAIIGLVIGSSFAVFPGWPESAEMLFVSAATFIAGLLAAIMLGRIEYK from the coding sequence ATGGAGTGGAGAAATATATATCGCGGTCTGTTAATGGGAGCTACAGACTTGGTTCCTGGTATTAGTGGTGGAACGATTGCCGTATTATTAGGAATATACGATAGATTGATTGCCGCAATCAGCGGCCTATTCAGCAAGGAATGGAAAAAACATCTTAGTTTTTTAATTCCCCTAGGTATGGGAATAGTAATTGCCATCTTTTTGCTGGCAAGTTTGATTGAATGGCTGTTTGAGCATTATCCGGGACCAACACAGTTCTTTTTTCTAGGCTTAATTCTTGGTGTGCTTCCGTATTTATTTTATAAAGCGGAAGCTAAGCGGAAATTTAAATCGAATCATTATGTGGTGTTGGGGATTGGGGTAATTATTGTTGCGATGATGGCTTTTCTAAATCCGAATGAAGGAGCAGTAATTGAAAATGTTACAGCCTCTACTTATATCTTGCTTTTCTTTTCCGGGTTTATCGGAAGCAGTGCGATGATTATTCCGGGTATTAGCGGGTCGTTTATGCTATTGCTTATTGGCGTGTACGCCACTATCATTTCAGCAATTAGTAATCTTTATTTCGACATTATTATCGTTACTGGATTAGGGATTGCGGTAGGATTTATTGTGATGAGCAAGGTCGTAGCATTTTTCCTGAATCATTATTATACCGGTACGTTTGCTGCAATTATTGGATTGGTTATAGGCTCAAGCTTTGCTGTCTTCCCTGGATGGCCAGAGAGTGCGGAAATGCTATTCGTTAGTGCGGCAACTTTTATAGCAGGTCTTCTCGCTGCTATTATGCTTGGCAGGATCGAGTACAAGTAA
- a CDS encoding CapA family protein: MKKRKAILPALLFMIAFILFGCADKIAVMDSKDNAVRSSAVASKELPSYSQEITISAIGDILIHSPVYMDAEKEGGYDFLPMFERVKDTLEASTITVANQETMIGGEELGLSSYPSFNSPFEVGEALKAVGVNVVTLANNHTLDRGEDAIQNAIEQWETIDMMYTGAYKNQLDRENLRIYETEEDISIAFLSYTYGTNGIPVPEGKDYLVNLIDRDRIAKEVELAKEEAEVVILSLHFGNENERMPNEEQKELVQFAADQGVDIVIGHHPHVLQPMEWVTGKDGHETFVMYSLGNFLSNQQDLYQRIGGILTLSIKKTVKGDEEELEVHSPKFMPTYVTFNEDFTDYEVKPMYTLTSGELQGANEHYKEIKAHLSQWMPELEFMEP, from the coding sequence ATGAAAAAGCGGAAAGCTATTTTGCCTGCGTTATTATTTATGATTGCTTTTATTTTATTTGGATGTGCGGATAAAATAGCTGTAATGGATAGTAAAGATAATGCAGTCAGAAGTTCAGCAGTTGCTTCTAAAGAATTACCGAGCTATAGTCAAGAAATTACAATCTCAGCGATTGGTGATATTCTTATCCATAGTCCCGTCTATATGGATGCAGAAAAAGAAGGAGGATATGATTTTCTTCCTATGTTTGAAAGGGTTAAAGATACATTAGAGGCTTCCACTATAACAGTAGCAAACCAAGAGACAATGATCGGTGGGGAAGAGCTTGGATTATCCTCATACCCTTCTTTTAATAGCCCTTTTGAAGTTGGCGAGGCATTGAAAGCCGTGGGCGTCAATGTTGTTACACTTGCAAATAACCATACACTAGATCGTGGTGAAGATGCGATCCAAAATGCAATCGAGCAATGGGAAACGATTGATATGATGTACACAGGTGCATATAAAAATCAGCTGGATCGCGAAAATCTGCGAATCTATGAAACTGAAGAAGACATTTCCATTGCGTTTCTCTCTTATACGTATGGAACAAATGGAATTCCTGTGCCAGAAGGAAAAGATTATTTAGTGAATTTGATTGATAGAGATCGTATTGCGAAAGAGGTAGAGCTAGCAAAGGAAGAAGCAGAAGTTGTTATATTAAGCCTCCATTTTGGAAATGAAAATGAGCGAATGCCGAATGAGGAGCAAAAGGAGCTCGTTCAGTTTGCAGCTGATCAAGGTGTTGATATTGTAATAGGACATCATCCGCATGTACTGCAGCCGATGGAGTGGGTAACAGGTAAAGATGGTCATGAAACGTTTGTAATGTATTCATTAGGAAATTTCCTTTCGAATCAGCAAGATTTGTATCAGCGAATTGGAGGTATATTAACCCTTTCCATTAAGAAAACAGTTAAAGGTGATGAGGAAGAGCTGGAAGTTCATTCACCGAAGTTCATGCCAACCTATGTCACATTTAATGAGGATTTTACAGATTATGAAGTAAAACCGATGTACACTCTGACAAGCGGTGAGCTTCAAGGAGCAAATGAACACTATAAGGAAATAAAAGCGCATCTGTCACAATGGATGCCAGAGCTGGAGTTTATGGAACCATAG
- a CDS encoding arginine deiminase family protein, with the protein MNIDTTNRDAVNCHNEYDPLKKVITVSPRYMQINEVINQTQEYYVNDNIDQTKAIKQHANFISQLEKAGVEVIELSELEHLNEQVFTRDIGFTIGNTFFVSSMKEAIRKNEQDVLLEWLQQNKVAYYPFKTGSIEGGDVIIDHSKVWAGISDRTSKEAVAVLQSQLPNHEVIPIKLRKDILHLDCIFNIIDDQTALIYPPAMDSDAYLLLKEMYTLIEVTEEEQFHLGPNVLSLGNRQIISLPENKRMNQKLTEMGFQIIETPFSEIIKSGGSFRCCTLPLIRTSL; encoded by the coding sequence ATGAATATAGACACAACGAACAGGGATGCTGTTAACTGTCATAATGAATATGACCCATTGAAAAAGGTAATTACTGTTTCTCCACGCTATATGCAAATCAATGAAGTGATCAATCAAACTCAAGAATACTATGTAAACGATAATATTGATCAAACAAAAGCAATAAAACAACATGCTAACTTCATCAGTCAATTGGAGAAAGCTGGTGTTGAAGTTATCGAACTAAGCGAATTAGAGCACTTGAATGAGCAAGTGTTCACCCGTGATATTGGTTTTACGATTGGAAATACGTTTTTTGTTTCCTCCATGAAAGAAGCTATTCGCAAAAATGAGCAGGACGTATTATTAGAATGGCTTCAGCAAAATAAAGTTGCTTACTATCCTTTCAAAACTGGATCCATTGAAGGCGGGGATGTTATTATTGATCATTCCAAAGTCTGGGCCGGGATCAGTGACCGTACTTCTAAAGAGGCAGTAGCTGTTTTGCAAAGCCAGCTGCCAAATCATGAAGTAATTCCTATTAAATTACGCAAGGATATTCTTCATTTAGATTGTATTTTCAATATTATTGATGATCAAACTGCATTAATCTATCCACCAGCAATGGACTCAGATGCTTATCTGCTATTAAAGGAAATGTATACACTCATTGAGGTGACAGAAGAAGAACAATTCCACTTAGGTCCTAATGTACTATCTCTTGGGAATAGGCAAATTATTAGTTTGCCTGAAAATAAACGCATGAATCAAAAATTGACTGAAATGGGCTTTCAAATTATCGAAACACCTTTTTCCGAAATCATTAAATCGGGCGGGTCCTTCCGCTGCTGTACTTTGCCACTAATTCGCACATCTTTATAA